aaaaaaagaataatagaCAAGGCAAGAAGATAGAGTAATAATTGGTAGTTTTTAATTCATTGATGTGCAGGTATGGTAATTTATTCATAAGATAAAACTGGTATAATTTAAAGtctcaacaataaattaaatattttattatattgtagcATGCATTTGAATTTAGATCAAATGGTCAGTTTTGTAATtacttattttagattttttttttataaaaaggcaCATTTTTTGTAAGGAATTTTTGTGGTGTTAAGGATATTGCGGGAAGCCACCCGGAAATAATGGAGGTTGCAATGAAGATTATAAACTTTCTCTATGAGAAAGAAATCTTATCAGAAGAAGCCATACTAGACTGGTACTGCAACCCAAGTTACGATACTGATGTTGAAAATGGGAAGAAAGTTCGCAATCAGGTAACAACTTCTCCTTTTTCTTTATGAGCAATTTAGCCAATACAATTTAATCAAACATTCAACACTAGAAGTACAAGTCCTTAAATTGAACAGAATATCTCATTATTgactttttttacaatatactgtaattaccaattttcaatatacaagtgacgttttaaaaataaagagtcaattttaatttaaggggaaaaatcaaacaattttttcaaaatacgtAATTTTAGATTctaaatattttccttaatttttctacatttttgcCTTGTTTGTTCGGGCACTTTATAccttaaaactaagtttttaaacgttttttcaaagaaatttttcACTTGCTCTGATAGCCAAGAATTCACGGCCGTTTTCACTTCTTTAAAGTGCTTCCTGccaagattatattttttagatactGGAAAAGGTGATGATCCAGGATCTTGTTTGGAATAAGGTCAGGGCTATATGGCAGGTTCCCTAAACGTCCCAGCTGAAGTGTGAGTCATTTCCCAGCAGTGTAAGACCCTAACATTATCATTGAGTAACAAGATTCTTTTTGTCAGCATACCACATCTTTTGTTCTGAACTGCTTAAACTTAGTCAATATTTTATAGCAGGCTTCTGCGTTGATGGTCTTTCCTCATGTCTTAAAATCCACCAACAAAATATCAtgcctgtcccagaacacagttgcaATAATCTTGCAATGCATGATTTTGACTTTAATAGGACAGTTGCACTTAATATCAGTATTGTTGACCTTGTACAAGATCCTGGCATAGGCCAGTAGACCATGAGGTCGGGCATAATAAGACTAAAAAGATGGGACTttctatttttcttaaaaataataccaCCAAACTATTACAAATCGTTAGAGCCAGTCAAAAAATACAATCAATGTCTAGCCATacttaaaaatcttgaaatttcattttaataataaatgttagtatTGATTTTTTACGTTAATTGAAAATAAACCTAAGACAAACAAAGGTTTGTGTGTAATCTTTCCTGCATAAAGCatttttggtataatttttacaatttatacttttcttttcaGTTCTATTTTACTATTGAATTACTGTGTCATGTCATCTTTCtcagtacattaaattaaa
The Homalodisca vitripennis isolate AUS2020 chromosome 1, UT_GWSS_2.1, whole genome shotgun sequence DNA segment above includes these coding regions:
- the LOC124362382 gene encoding basic leucine zipper and W2 domain-containing protein 2-like, with translation MEVAMKIINFLYEKEILSEEAILDWYCNPSYDTDVENGKKVRNQVAPFISWLEKAEEESSDDDEED